A single window of Modestobacter italicus DNA harbors:
- a CDS encoding sugar phosphate isomerase/epimerase family protein translates to MTDASQRAIKWSYMDHWRSNGPSGPVDQWHSHKTMSAFLKQVKAVGFDAIDTFDFRIWQMYGDYGGPAKYQEMVTDHGLERIVNTFHAADYDTRTYAPHLPETHENILEDFRVTMGRWSEIQLDNIIVMPATLYYDMEPVTEDKLKHTAELWNKVGEITAGFGVKLTCHHEFFCGIQSEPDIDTFYSYTDPQYVNLFVDTAQHCIAGLDPVALYNKHAHRVSGFHFKDTRHVATGDDHRHRPDSEIMAPTTGKWFYEMGTPQGLVDFEAMMTAVRDNGYTGWISVEHDKANKEGGDYSESTAISRWYAKNVLEEIYR, encoded by the coding sequence ATGACCGACGCGAGCCAGCGCGCCATCAAGTGGAGCTACATGGACCACTGGCGCAGCAACGGCCCGTCCGGGCCGGTCGACCAGTGGCACTCGCACAAGACGATGTCGGCCTTCCTCAAGCAGGTGAAGGCCGTCGGGTTCGACGCCATCGACACCTTCGACTTCCGCATCTGGCAGATGTACGGCGACTACGGCGGCCCGGCGAAGTACCAGGAGATGGTCACCGACCACGGGCTGGAGCGGATCGTCAACACGTTCCACGCCGCGGACTACGACACCCGGACGTACGCGCCGCACCTGCCGGAGACGCACGAGAACATCCTCGAGGACTTCCGGGTCACGATGGGCCGCTGGTCGGAGATCCAGCTGGACAACATCATCGTGATGCCGGCGACGCTCTACTACGACATGGAGCCGGTCACCGAGGACAAGCTCAAGCACACCGCGGAGCTGTGGAACAAGGTCGGTGAGATCACCGCCGGCTTCGGGGTGAAGCTCACCTGCCACCACGAGTTCTTCTGCGGCATCCAGAGCGAGCCGGACATCGACACCTTCTACTCCTACACCGACCCGCAGTACGTGAACCTGTTCGTCGACACCGCCCAGCACTGCATCGCCGGGCTGGACCCGGTGGCGCTGTACAACAAGCACGCGCACCGGGTGAGCGGCTTCCACTTCAAGGACACCCGGCACGTGGCCACCGGCGACGACCACCGTCACCGCCCGGACTCCGAGATCATGGCGCCGACCACCGGCAAGTGGTTCTACGAGATGGGCACCCCGCAGGGCCTGGTCGACTTCGAGGCGATGATGACCGCGGTCCGGGACAACGGCTACACCGGCTGGATCTCCGTCGAGCACGACAAGGCCAACAAGGAGGGCGGCGACTACTCCGAGAGCACCGCGATCTCCCGCTGGTACGCCAAGAACGTCCTGGAGGAGATCTACCGATGA
- a CDS encoding glycoside hydrolase family 3 N-terminal domain-containing protein, translating to MNAGTDVDALIARMSWTEKLAQLQVGYRPQLEDAAELVRGGIGAVFWPRSAEATNELQRVALEETPHGIPLLVGLDVVHGQRTTFPIPLAQAASFDPAVAETDGRVSAAEAASGGVTWTYAPMIDVSRDPRWGRVAEGFGEDTLLNAVFGAAKVRGYQGSDLADPGSILACAKHYVAYGAAEGGRDYDTADVSASRLRNVYLEPFRAAVEAGAATVMASFNTVDGRPVHASRELLTDVLKEEWGFTGAVVGDADGVVNLLAHGIAEDLHDALVQSLSAGLDVEMGGHVIAPDGTTSLTPDDVTVARVDDAVRRVLRLKVALGLFDHPYVDRAAEVAAPTAATRSAAREAAERCPVLLANDGTLPLADGPLRVLLTGPYADSTDHLGAWVQSFAEPAGSLADALRAERPDLEVTVLPGASFDGTDPARQEEVARAAAGCDVVLVAVGEPSHLTGEASSRADLRLPGDQEALVHAVADTGVPFAVVLANGRPLVTSDWIDRAPAVLEAWHLGLEAAPAIARVLTGAVNPAGRLPMSFPRSAGQVPVHYDHDNTGRPATTGGSMQPLSHDIGLQGPANVQEWFTSKYRDLPLGPQFAFGHGLSYTTFSYGTPVLSRAQLSADELRGGTAVEVSVEVTNTGQRAGDEVVQLYLRDPVASLAQPVRRLRGFRRLPLEPGESATVTLSLGWRDLGFWTGRGEEFVVEPGRFELHVGGSLESTQQCDLVVT from the coding sequence ATGAACGCGGGGACCGACGTCGACGCCCTGATCGCCCGGATGAGCTGGACCGAGAAGCTCGCCCAGCTGCAGGTCGGATACCGCCCCCAGCTGGAGGACGCCGCCGAGCTGGTCCGCGGCGGCATCGGCGCCGTCTTCTGGCCGCGCAGCGCCGAGGCGACGAACGAGCTGCAACGGGTGGCGCTGGAGGAGACGCCGCACGGCATCCCGCTGCTCGTCGGCCTGGACGTGGTCCACGGCCAGCGCACGACCTTCCCCATCCCGCTGGCCCAGGCCGCGAGCTTCGACCCGGCCGTCGCCGAGACCGACGGGCGGGTGTCCGCGGCCGAGGCCGCCTCGGGCGGGGTGACCTGGACGTACGCGCCGATGATCGACGTCTCCCGGGACCCCCGCTGGGGCCGGGTCGCCGAGGGCTTCGGCGAGGACACCCTGCTCAACGCCGTCTTCGGCGCCGCCAAGGTGCGCGGCTACCAGGGCAGCGACCTGGCCGACCCCGGCTCGATCCTGGCCTGCGCCAAGCACTACGTGGCCTACGGCGCGGCCGAGGGCGGCCGCGACTACGACACCGCCGACGTCTCCGCGTCCCGGCTGCGCAACGTGTACCTGGAGCCCTTCCGGGCCGCGGTCGAGGCCGGCGCCGCCACCGTGATGGCCTCCTTCAACACAGTGGACGGCCGTCCGGTACACGCCTCCCGGGAACTGCTGACCGACGTCCTGAAGGAGGAGTGGGGTTTCACCGGCGCTGTCGTCGGGGACGCCGATGGCGTCGTGAACCTGCTCGCCCACGGCATCGCCGAGGACCTGCACGACGCGCTCGTCCAGTCGCTGTCGGCCGGGCTGGACGTGGAGATGGGCGGCCACGTCATCGCCCCGGACGGCACCACGTCCCTCACCCCGGACGACGTGACCGTGGCGCGGGTCGACGACGCCGTACGCCGGGTGCTGCGGCTCAAGGTCGCGCTGGGGCTCTTCGACCACCCCTACGTCGACCGGGCCGCCGAGGTCGCCGCCCCGACGGCGGCGACCCGGTCCGCGGCACGCGAGGCCGCGGAGCGGTGCCCGGTGCTGCTGGCGAACGACGGCACCCTGCCGCTGGCCGACGGCCCGCTGCGGGTCCTGCTCACCGGGCCCTACGCCGACAGCACCGACCACCTCGGTGCGTGGGTGCAGTCCTTCGCCGAACCGGCCGGCTCCCTCGCCGACGCGCTGCGGGCTGAACGCCCCGACCTCGAGGTCACCGTGCTGCCCGGGGCGTCGTTCGACGGCACCGACCCTGCGCGGCAGGAGGAGGTGGCCCGCGCCGCGGCCGGCTGCGACGTCGTCCTCGTCGCGGTGGGGGAGCCGTCGCACCTGACCGGGGAGGCCAGCTCGCGGGCCGACCTGCGACTGCCGGGTGACCAGGAGGCGCTCGTGCACGCGGTGGCGGACACCGGTGTGCCGTTCGCGGTGGTGCTGGCCAACGGCCGCCCGCTGGTGACCAGCGACTGGATCGACCGGGCGCCGGCGGTGCTGGAGGCCTGGCACCTGGGGCTCGAGGCGGCGCCGGCGATCGCCCGGGTCCTGACCGGTGCGGTGAACCCGGCCGGCCGGCTGCCCATGTCGTTCCCGCGCTCCGCGGGCCAGGTGCCGGTGCACTACGACCACGACAACACCGGTCGTCCGGCCACCACCGGCGGCAGCATGCAGCCGCTGTCGCACGACATCGGCCTGCAGGGGCCGGCCAACGTCCAGGAGTGGTTCACCTCCAAGTACCGCGACCTGCCGCTGGGGCCGCAGTTCGCCTTCGGGCACGGGCTCAGCTACACGACCTTCTCCTACGGGACGCCGGTCCTCTCCCGGGCGCAGCTGTCCGCGGACGAACTGCGGGGCGGGACGGCGGTCGAGGTCTCCGTCGAGGTCACCAACACCGGCCAGCGGGCCGGGGACGAGGTGGTGCAGCTGTACCTCCGCGACCCGGTCGCCTCGTTGGCCCAGCCGGTGCGCCGGCTGCGCGGCTTCCGGCGGCTGCCGCTGGAGCCGGGGGAGAGCGCGACGGTGACGTTGTCCCTCGGGTGGCGGGACCTGGGCTTCTGGACCGGGCGGGGCGAGGAGTTCGTCGTCGAGCCGGGCCGCTTCGAGCTGCACGTCGGCGGCAGCCTCGAGTCCACCCAGCAGTGCGACCTCGTCGTCACCTGA
- a CDS encoding MFS transporter — protein sequence MTGDTEVLAGAGRTARHRPNAVLAVACVASFMGILDVSIVNVALPSMRDSLGLSSTGLQWVVNGYTLTYAGLLLVGGRAADLLGRRRVFLGGLALFTVASLAGGLAQEGWQLVAARALQGVGGAIFTPATLTLVTTTFREPRERARALGIWSGVASAGGALGGVIGGVLTGLLDWRWVLFVNVPIGVLTFAAASWALVREPRLPLRGRLDLPGAVTVTLGSACLIGGLVRSEESGWGSPSTLGLFAAAVVLLAVFVVLERRAAHPLVPLSVFRIRSLALANGLSLLTSGLVPAVFFFVSLYLQQGLGMEPLQAGIALLPAGLGMVVGAQAGPRLLRRFPLRAVYLSASLLSVASLLWLSRFGSGGGSARDVLLPLFLATVGFGTAGLPVTLSATSGVGPDRAGLASGLLNTSRQVGGAVGLAGLVVIAATVTARVTADGGAPVTALTDGFGVALVVGAGLVLLAALGGLALPEVDRQPARPKT from the coding sequence GTGACCGGCGACACCGAGGTGCTGGCCGGTGCCGGGCGGACCGCCCGGCACCGGCCGAACGCCGTGCTCGCGGTGGCCTGCGTGGCCTCCTTCATGGGCATCCTGGACGTCAGCATCGTGAACGTCGCGCTGCCGTCGATGCGCGACAGCCTGGGCCTGTCGAGCACCGGCCTGCAGTGGGTGGTCAACGGCTACACGCTCACCTACGCCGGCCTGCTCCTGGTCGGCGGCCGGGCGGCGGACCTGCTCGGCCGCCGGCGGGTCTTCCTCGGCGGCCTGGCGCTGTTCACCGTGGCCAGCCTGGCCGGCGGGCTGGCCCAGGAGGGCTGGCAGCTGGTCGCCGCGCGGGCGCTGCAGGGGGTCGGCGGCGCCATCTTCACGCCGGCCACGCTGACCCTGGTCACCACGACGTTCCGCGAGCCCCGGGAGCGGGCCCGCGCGCTGGGCATCTGGTCCGGGGTCGCCTCCGCCGGTGGCGCCCTCGGCGGGGTCATCGGCGGGGTGCTCACCGGCCTGCTGGACTGGCGGTGGGTGCTCTTCGTCAACGTCCCGATCGGCGTGCTCACCTTCGCCGCGGCGTCCTGGGCGCTGGTCCGCGAACCGCGGCTCCCGCTGCGCGGCCGGCTGGACCTGCCCGGCGCGGTCACCGTCACCCTGGGTTCGGCCTGCCTGATCGGCGGGCTGGTGCGCAGCGAGGAGAGCGGCTGGGGATCGCCGTCCACGCTGGGGCTCTTCGCCGCCGCCGTCGTGCTGCTCGCCGTCTTCGTCGTCCTGGAGCGCCGCGCCGCGCACCCGCTGGTCCCGCTGTCGGTGTTCCGGATCCGCTCGCTGGCGCTGGCCAACGGGCTCAGCCTGCTCACCTCGGGGCTGGTCCCGGCGGTGTTCTTCTTCGTCTCGCTGTACCTGCAGCAGGGGCTGGGCATGGAACCGCTGCAGGCCGGGATCGCGCTGCTGCCGGCGGGGCTCGGCATGGTGGTCGGCGCCCAGGCGGGACCCCGGCTGCTGCGCCGGTTCCCGCTGCGCGCGGTCTACCTCTCCGCCTCGCTGCTGAGCGTCGCGTCACTGCTGTGGCTCTCCCGTTTCGGATCGGGCGGGGGCTCAGCCCGCGACGTGCTGCTGCCGCTGTTCCTGGCGACCGTCGGCTTCGGCACCGCCGGGCTGCCGGTCACCCTGTCCGCCACGTCCGGCGTCGGACCCGACCGCGCCGGGCTGGCGTCCGGGTTGCTCAACACCTCCCGCCAGGTCGGCGGCGCCGTGGGGCTGGCCGGCCTGGTGGTCATCGCCGCGACCGTCACCGCGCGGGTCACCGCCGACGGCGGGGCACCGGTGACGGCCCTGACCGACGGGTTCGGCGTCGCCCTCGTCGTCGGCGCCGGGCTGGTGCTCCTGGCCGCGCTCGGTGGCCTCGCCCTCCCCGAGGTGGACCGGCAACCCGCCCGACCGAAGACCTGA
- a CDS encoding family 43 glycosylhydrolase: MGSTTRWGAGPEGRRIADLGDGTYRNPVLAGDFPDPSVLKDGEDYYLTTSSFDAAPGLLIHHSRDLVNWAPLTFALPRPITTGFAVDIAAHDGRYFIYIPFIPSAWAEPDFGSEARIYVIHADSMAGPWSEPIDLGITGAIDPGHVVGEDGRRYLFLSGIRRVRLTDDGLATDGPVEHVYDGWRYPDDCVTEAYALEGPKLFHRDGWFYLVSAVGGTAGPPTGHMVTVARSRSVHGPWEDDPANPVVRTRSAEEAWWSRGHATVVEGPRGDWWLVYHGYENGYRTLGRQVLLEPVEWTEDGWLRALGGDLSEPLPKPIDLPDQPAGIPLSDPLAGPALGPQWAFHAPARDETARLQFLEGALRLAGKGTGPADASPLTVPTGDRAYEVEVTLERVGPGAQGGLLLFFNSALFLGMGWDGTTLVTYGGGKRSHYREPVAPSDSLHLRIRNDRHVVTFWHSPDGVDWTRHGMRFEASGYHANTAGDLLSLRPAVFAAGQDAVTFRVFRYRALPEVDAPAGAE; this comes from the coding sequence ATGGGATCGACGACACGATGGGGCGCCGGACCCGAGGGACGGCGGATCGCCGACCTCGGCGACGGCACCTACCGGAACCCGGTGCTGGCCGGTGACTTCCCCGACCCGTCGGTGCTGAAGGACGGTGAGGACTACTACCTGACGACGTCCTCCTTCGACGCCGCGCCGGGACTGCTCATCCACCACTCCCGCGACCTGGTCAACTGGGCCCCGTTGACCTTCGCCCTGCCGCGCCCGATCACGACGGGGTTCGCCGTCGACATCGCCGCGCACGACGGCCGGTACTTCATCTACATCCCGTTCATCCCCTCGGCGTGGGCAGAGCCGGACTTCGGGTCCGAGGCGCGGATCTATGTCATCCACGCCGACTCCATGGCCGGGCCGTGGAGCGAGCCGATCGACCTGGGCATCACCGGTGCCATCGACCCGGGCCACGTGGTCGGGGAGGACGGCCGGCGGTACCTGTTCCTGAGCGGGATCCGGCGCGTGCGGCTCACCGACGACGGCCTGGCCACCGACGGGCCCGTCGAGCACGTGTACGACGGCTGGCGGTACCCCGACGACTGCGTCACGGAGGCCTACGCGCTGGAAGGGCCCAAGTTGTTCCACCGGGACGGCTGGTTCTACCTGGTCAGCGCGGTCGGCGGCACGGCCGGGCCGCCGACCGGCCACATGGTCACCGTGGCCCGGTCCCGGTCCGTCCACGGGCCCTGGGAGGACGACCCCGCCAACCCGGTCGTCCGGACCCGCAGTGCCGAGGAGGCGTGGTGGTCGCGCGGTCACGCGACCGTCGTCGAAGGACCGCGCGGCGACTGGTGGCTGGTCTACCACGGGTACGAGAACGGCTACCGCACGCTCGGCCGCCAGGTGCTGCTCGAACCGGTCGAGTGGACCGAGGACGGCTGGCTGCGCGCCCTCGGTGGCGATCTCTCCGAACCGCTGCCGAAACCGATCGACCTGCCGGACCAGCCCGCCGGGATCCCGTTGTCCGACCCGCTGGCCGGGCCGGCCCTGGGCCCGCAGTGGGCGTTCCACGCCCCGGCGCGGGACGAGACCGCCCGGCTGCAGTTCCTCGAGGGGGCGCTCCGGCTCGCCGGAAAGGGAACCGGTCCGGCGGATGCCTCACCGCTGACCGTGCCGACGGGGGACCGGGCCTACGAGGTCGAGGTCACCCTCGAGCGGGTCGGGCCAGGGGCGCAGGGCGGCCTGCTGCTGTTCTTCAACAGCGCCCTCTTCCTGGGCATGGGCTGGGACGGCACGACCCTGGTCACCTACGGGGGAGGCAAGCGGAGCCACTACCGGGAACCGGTGGCCCCCTCCGACTCGCTGCACCTGCGGATCCGCAACGACCGGCACGTCGTCACCTTCTGGCACAGCCCCGACGGGGTCGACTGGACGCGGCACGGCATGCGCTTCGAGGCGAGCGGCTACCACGCCAACACCGCCGGTGACCTGCTGAGCCTGCGGCCGGCCGTCTTCGCCGCGGGGCAGGACGCCGTCACCTTCCGCGTCTTCCGCTACCGGGCACTCCCCGAGGTCGACGCCCCGGCAGGTGCCGAGTGA
- a CDS encoding sugar phosphate isomerase/epimerase family protein, which produces MSGIQWAYGINQWKPQFDDFVRREQHERALKTISIAGFDGVELTAGTGRWEPLGNPQQLAANFGSVAGFGDFVRSCALSAVSSWVWDPAERSMEHLTGPLSPLSAGDVPAIVEKARWYAGALAALGGSVLVVPGAPAAGDGDPLDDAALDQLAATWDAVGEAVAQDGVQLALHVDFLSALRHDGALDALLARTDPALVGLALDTGELTVAGIAPLGVIERHGDRVRHVQFKDALAVDDAQEYRQPAAHWTVRVRGGAREVPRWFAEPGADGGLVDFPSLTRALVEGGYAGWVVVESDQSPHPAQSALLAGYLLQRELLPIVEAAAAGVPADR; this is translated from the coding sequence ATGAGCGGCATCCAGTGGGCGTACGGGATCAACCAGTGGAAGCCCCAGTTCGACGACTTCGTGCGCCGCGAGCAGCACGAGCGGGCGCTGAAGACCATCTCGATCGCCGGCTTCGACGGCGTCGAGCTGACCGCGGGCACCGGCCGCTGGGAGCCCCTGGGCAACCCGCAGCAGCTGGCCGCGAACTTCGGCTCGGTCGCCGGCTTCGGCGACTTCGTGCGCAGCTGCGCACTGTCCGCGGTGAGCAGCTGGGTGTGGGACCCGGCCGAACGGTCGATGGAGCACCTCACCGGACCGCTGTCGCCGCTGTCGGCCGGCGACGTGCCGGCGATCGTGGAGAAGGCCCGCTGGTACGCCGGTGCGCTGGCCGCGCTCGGCGGCTCGGTGCTCGTCGTCCCCGGTGCCCCGGCGGCCGGGGACGGCGACCCGTTGGACGACGCCGCGCTCGACCAGCTGGCCGCGACCTGGGACGCCGTCGGCGAGGCGGTCGCGCAGGACGGCGTCCAGCTGGCCCTGCACGTGGACTTCCTGTCCGCCCTGCGGCACGACGGTGCCCTGGACGCCCTGCTGGCCCGCACCGACCCGGCCCTGGTCGGGCTCGCGCTGGACACCGGTGAGCTCACCGTCGCCGGCATCGCCCCGCTCGGCGTGATCGAGCGGCACGGCGACCGGGTCCGGCACGTGCAGTTCAAGGACGCCCTGGCCGTCGACGACGCGCAGGAGTACCGGCAGCCGGCCGCGCACTGGACCGTCCGGGTGCGCGGGGGAGCGCGGGAGGTGCCGCGCTGGTTCGCCGAGCCCGGTGCCGACGGCGGTCTGGTCGACTTCCCGTCCCTGACCCGGGCGCTGGTGGAGGGCGGCTACGCCGGCTGGGTCGTGGTCGAGAGCGACCAGAGCCCGCACCCGGCGCAGAGCGCGCTGCTCGCCGGCTACCTGCTCCAGCGCGAGCTGCTGCCGATCGTCGAGGCGGCAGCCGCCGGCGTGCCCGCCGACCGGTGA
- a CDS encoding alpha/beta hydrolase, producing MTAPGPPPPFDPECAAVLAGLPPFPTLAVESLASIRQPPPQFMPPTEEQLAASGAFRVERRIVPGPAGVPDLALTICRPATLPSSRPAIYRVHGGGMIMGNARTALPRYLDWAEELDVVVVAVHYRLAPETPHPGPVEDCLAGYSWLVENADQIGVDPRRIVLAGESAGAGLAAALALLLRDRGGQSPAGELLMAPMLDDRNDSPSVLQMAGVDVWDRARNEFGWTALLGNARGGPDVSPYASPARATDLSGLPPTFLDVGSAETFRSEVVDYASRIWLAGGHAELHVWPGGFHGYDGVAPDAAISRQAGAARLVWLRRLLAD from the coding sequence GTGACCGCCCCCGGGCCGCCGCCACCATTCGACCCGGAGTGCGCCGCCGTCCTGGCCGGCCTGCCGCCCTTCCCCACGCTCGCCGTCGAGTCGCTCGCGAGCATCCGGCAGCCACCGCCGCAGTTCATGCCGCCGACCGAGGAGCAGCTGGCCGCCTCCGGCGCGTTCCGGGTCGAGCGGCGGATCGTGCCCGGCCCGGCCGGCGTCCCCGACCTGGCCCTGACCATCTGCCGCCCGGCCACGCTCCCGTCCTCGCGGCCGGCCATCTACCGCGTGCACGGCGGCGGCATGATCATGGGCAACGCGCGCACGGCCCTGCCCCGCTACCTGGACTGGGCGGAGGAGCTGGACGTCGTGGTCGTGGCCGTGCACTACCGGCTCGCGCCGGAGACCCCGCATCCCGGCCCGGTCGAGGACTGCCTCGCCGGGTACTCGTGGCTGGTCGAGAACGCGGATCAGATCGGGGTCGACCCGCGGCGGATCGTCCTCGCGGGCGAGAGCGCCGGGGCCGGGCTGGCTGCGGCGCTGGCCCTGCTGCTCCGCGACCGGGGTGGCCAGTCGCCGGCGGGCGAGCTGCTCATGGCGCCCATGCTCGACGACCGCAACGACAGCCCCTCGGTCCTGCAGATGGCCGGGGTCGACGTCTGGGACCGGGCCCGCAACGAGTTCGGCTGGACCGCGCTCCTGGGCAACGCACGCGGTGGCCCGGACGTCTCCCCGTACGCGTCGCCGGCCCGGGCCACCGACCTGTCGGGCCTGCCACCGACCTTCCTGGACGTGGGCTCGGCCGAGACCTTCCGCAGCGAGGTCGTCGACTACGCCTCCCGCATCTGGCTGGCCGGCGGTCACGCGGAGCTGCACGTCTGGCCAGGCGGGTTCCACGGTTACGACGGCGTCGCGCCGGACGCGGCCATCTCCCGGCAGGCCGGCGCCGCCCGGCTCGTCTGGCTGCGCCGGCTGCTGGCGGACTGA
- a CDS encoding alpha/beta hydrolase yields MPVHPVFAEALPLLEGITSFETALADPDLAPRVLAFMDAGNGPPPPDADTSEDAAPGPHGPVPLRIYAPPGDDAPQRPAVVWVHGGGFRMGSVDDPSSDRTARELSARAGAVVVNVDYRLAVDGVCYPVPHDDVVAALRWVRDHAAELGVDPARISLGGDSAGGNLAAGAALRVRDDDGWTPAALLLAYPTLHPVLPPLSRGLAAAVAGLPELLRFLPADVEDMHRNYLGGPETTADGYAMPGLALLEGLPPTLVVNAEYDDLRASGEAFAASLALAGVDVRLVTAPGMLHAFLIASDAVEPAVRVRELLADTVRTAQSPQSGAVRPLRSAAGSAA; encoded by the coding sequence ATGCCCGTCCACCCGGTCTTCGCCGAGGCACTGCCCCTCCTGGAGGGGATCACGTCCTTCGAGACGGCCCTGGCCGATCCTGACCTCGCCCCCCGGGTGCTGGCCTTCATGGACGCCGGGAACGGGCCGCCGCCTCCGGACGCGGACACGTCGGAGGACGCCGCTCCCGGGCCGCACGGGCCCGTGCCGCTGCGCATCTACGCACCCCCGGGGGACGACGCGCCGCAACGGCCGGCAGTCGTCTGGGTGCACGGCGGTGGTTTCCGGATGGGGAGCGTCGACGACCCGTCGAGTGACCGCACGGCCCGGGAGCTGTCCGCCCGGGCGGGTGCCGTGGTGGTCAACGTCGACTACCGCCTGGCGGTCGACGGCGTCTGCTACCCGGTCCCGCACGACGACGTCGTGGCAGCGCTCCGCTGGGTCCGGGACCACGCCGCCGAGCTGGGCGTGGACCCCGCCCGCATCTCGCTCGGTGGGGACAGCGCCGGCGGCAACCTCGCCGCCGGGGCAGCACTCCGCGTGCGGGACGACGACGGCTGGACGCCGGCCGCGCTGCTGCTCGCCTACCCGACCCTCCACCCGGTGCTCCCGCCGCTGTCCCGGGGGCTCGCGGCCGCGGTCGCCGGCCTGCCGGAGCTCCTGCGGTTCCTGCCCGCCGACGTCGAGGACATGCACCGCAACTACCTCGGGGGGCCAGAGACCACGGCGGACGGCTACGCGATGCCGGGGCTGGCCCTGCTGGAGGGGCTGCCCCCCACGCTGGTGGTCAACGCCGAGTACGACGACCTGCGTGCCTCCGGCGAGGCGTTCGCCGCCTCGCTCGCCCTGGCCGGGGTGGACGTCCGGTTGGTGACGGCGCCCGGCATGCTGCACGCCTTCCTCATCGCCTCCGACGCCGTGGAACCCGCCGTGCGGGTGCGCGAGCTCCTGGCCGACACGGTGCGCACCGCCCAGTCGCCGCAGTCGGGAGCGGTGCGGCCGCTCCGCTCCGCCGCGGGGAGTGCGGCATGA
- a CDS encoding TIM barrel protein — protein sequence MYQLSPNIELLFTEAGPDLADRVRAAAAAGFDAVEMWGTLDRDVPSLAKALADTGVSMTSVLAEPRTNFAMPWETMDAFFAGLDRGVENARLLGSPRIVLGSGSGFGGAKRVKNHERLAEIFSEAVERTQGSGVKLVLEAVNTRVDHPGALLDHTADAVLVARAVGAESFGLLYDLYHSITQGEDPAAELANAAGLVDYVQIADAAGRGEPGSGSVDWPARLAELRAAGYDGPLGLEYVPTVETTASVEYIRTVAAAA from the coding sequence ATGTACCAGCTGTCACCGAACATCGAACTGCTCTTCACCGAGGCCGGGCCGGACCTGGCCGACCGCGTCCGGGCGGCGGCCGCCGCCGGGTTCGACGCCGTGGAGATGTGGGGCACCCTCGACCGGGACGTCCCCTCGCTCGCCAAGGCGCTGGCCGACACCGGGGTGTCCATGACGTCGGTGCTCGCCGAGCCGCGGACGAACTTCGCGATGCCCTGGGAGACGATGGACGCCTTCTTCGCCGGGCTGGACCGCGGCGTGGAGAACGCCCGGCTGCTGGGCAGCCCGCGCATCGTCCTGGGCTCGGGGTCCGGCTTCGGCGGCGCCAAGCGGGTGAAGAACCACGAGCGGCTGGCCGAGATCTTCTCCGAGGCCGTCGAGCGGACCCAGGGCTCGGGCGTGAAGCTGGTGCTCGAAGCGGTCAACACCCGGGTCGACCACCCCGGCGCGCTGCTGGACCACACCGCCGACGCCGTGCTGGTCGCCCGGGCCGTCGGCGCGGAGTCGTTCGGACTGCTGTACGACCTCTACCACTCGATCACGCAGGGGGAGGACCCCGCGGCCGAGCTGGCCAACGCCGCCGGCCTCGTCGACTACGTGCAGATCGCCGACGCCGCTGGCCGCGGCGAGCCCGGCAGCGGCAGCGTCGACTGGCCCGCGCGGCTGGCCGAGCTCCGGGCGGCCGGCTACGACGGTCCGCTCGGCCTGGAGTACGTGCCGACCGTCGAGACGACGGCCTCCGTCGAGTACATCCGCACCGTCGCGGCGGCCGCGTGA